A window of the Eleutherodactylus coqui strain aEleCoq1 chromosome 8, aEleCoq1.hap1, whole genome shotgun sequence genome harbors these coding sequences:
- the TNRC6A gene encoding trinucleotide repeat-containing gene 6A protein isoform X4, with protein sequence MRELEAAATKDIEGSPRRSTAPEEEVQLMEEKKNRKNDKRRKEASSKKVSDQKNKVPEQILSQPQPVNGNSGISTVTSIQNNNAKRPTALTPQQQQLVSRYPPREVPPRFRLQEQKPLVKRGQQIPGIAASLGLATKVLNQESESRTVVCQERTSTENQPDINHGSLGSHYESSHWGSVSSNGDSGTNWDKVIVDGTDKEAWPSITGSSPELASECMDIESTTNCGLEKSHIVPFGDTVGEMDTVRNGIGHSSQSKLLVSSNSNNAGNGSINGPWGVSHGPMISTCQDGPESKSDSRHNRINAWGTVNNSVNGVLNPSTLNMNGNHGAWPVLDSNGHTHKGSNNSGTNVPSSTIGQVSNNRSINPKVGSSNPGSWGNLQENGDCELNGTRKASYSGQPQNLNTEMTGPNNTTNFMTSSLPNSAGLMQTNELPHSTGHGAWSVGSMNHSPLHTPSVTNGTSIPHLSNGEETNGGSYGTTWGTSGSNYSGDKSSVPKGQANGDTVNSTIMQPGMNGPNGPNYKINGNKGGLWESGTVNSQNMHWGSESGGTSGGSHRGWGNPAQNTGTNNIANGDWNKPNNNQHSNEGENSENGRKASNTWNSAEDENAGQNPTGSRGNETSNVWAKSTGESEGSVDSTGSQSDQGLRPVDRRKVDQQTLLQSIVNKGDLDPRVLCNTGWGQIPIKQNTAWDIEAASPRSDRKTDNGTEAWGASVSKTSNSGGWVEKPNPNSNDTSSVSGWGDPKPATGWGDAKGSVSQGDWGDQFAATTGTVKSNQSWGNGKEDKSTWNDAQKVKQGWGGHNNDGWGENSKSNHWGATKSSSSSDSDKSGSGWGDTRSNSWGSVNANNHSGWAEASKANSSQGWAEQAKLTQGGGDASKCGPSQMESDHPLQSNNSSEWGKKPETGSWGGQSANNKPSGWIGGPMSTPAKEEEPTGWEEPSPESIRRKMEIDDGTAAWGDPNQYKYKNVNMWDKNTSNTATSGAEHQPQVHHPPQVHHPPQVHHPPQVHHPPQVHHLPPPTSAVPNKESSGGSGWGDTWSDPTAAAVDNGTAAWGKPMETSGGWGEQNPDVNSSGWSHTPIGHQVPSKPGPKSMQDSGWCGDEMTGTGGRHSGWDEDDVEIGMWNSNPSQDTNWPPYMKKMPSKGNMKNGNKQDDGWMNPFVKQFNNMGFSRESPDDASQSNKMDISGGLLPDKRMDLDKSGLGDYSRVIGKGPGPRHLSKESSMDHNPYFDKNGNPNMYGIGNAAQARGTQQPQSLNSSQPNLRAQVPPNIMPPQVPPSLLKYPPNNTGLNPLFGPQQVAMLNQLSQLTQLSQLSQISQLQRLLAQQQKVQNQRGGMPPGGRQQQEQQARSLGMQQQQSRQLDPNLLMKQAMPPSQQQMLHQPPVKSFLDNVLPHSTPELPKVPSPISAFNGFSLGLNSNVNMELGGMKEPQSRLRKWTTVDNMSPNNSLDQNSSKHGAISSGFRLDDSPFGSYDFMNSSNSPSSPPGSIGDGWPSAKSPNGSSSVNWPPEFRPGEPWKGYPNIDPETDPYVTPGSVINNLSISTVRGVDHLRDRNSGSSSSLNTTLPSNSAWSSIRASNYNVSHSSTAQSTSVRNSDPKPTWSPGSVNNTSLAHELWKVPLPSKNISAPSRPPPGLTGQKPPLSAWDNGSLRLGSGWGTSDSRYTPGSTWSDNSSGRITNWLVLKNLTPQIDGSTLRTLCMQHGPLITFHLNLPHGTALVRYSSKEEVVKAQKSLHMCVLGNTTILAEFASEEEISRFFAQGQSMTPSPGWQSLGSGHSRLGSLDSPHSISNRGDINHWNSPSASGSSSGDLHGTSLWGTPNYSTSLWGNPSSENRGLSSPSPVSAFLPVDHLNGEPM encoded by the exons ATATCAATCACGGTAGTCTAGGATCTCACTATGAAAGTTCACACTGGGGATCAGTCTCTTCCAACGGCGATTCAGGCACAAATTGGGATAAGGTTATTGTAGACGGCACAGACAAAGAAGCGTGGCCCTCTATCACAGGAAGCAGCCCAGAATTAGCGTCAGAATGTATGGATATTGAATCCACCACAAACTGTGGGCTGGAAAAAAGCCACATCGTGCCATTTGGAGACACCGTAGGGGAAATGGATACCGTCAGGAATGGCATTGGGCACAGTTCTCAAAGCAAGCTTTTGGTCAGCAGCAACAGCAATAATGCAGGCAATGGAAGTATTAATGGGCCTTGGGGTGTATCTCATGGACCCATGATAAGCACATGCCAAGATGGCCCCGAAAGCAAATCAGACAGTAGGCACAACAGGATTAACGCTTGGGGCACCGTCAACAATTCAGTGAACGGAGTTCTGAATCCAAGCACTTTGAACATGAATGGTAACCACGGTGCCTGGCCTGTTTTGGACAGCAATGGACATACCCATAAAGGGTCTAATAATTCTGGCACAAATGTTCCAAGTAGTACTATAGGTCAGGTGTCTAACAATCGGAGTATTAACCCTAAGGTGGGAAGCTCTAACCCAGGCTCCTGGGGAAACCTTCAGGAGAATGGCGATTGTGAACTCAATGGTACACGGAAGGCTTCTTATAGTGGACAACCTCAAAACCTTAACACTGAAATGACTGGACCAAATAACACTACTAACTTTATGACCTCTAGTTTACCAAACTCTGCTGGTTTAATGCAGACAAATGAACTGCCTCATTCTACAGGGCatggggcatggagtgtgggcagCATGAATCATTCTCCACTTCACACCCCTTCAGTTACAAATGGCACTTCCATTCCTCACCTTAGCAATGGCGAGGAAACAAACGGCGGATCATACGGTACTACATGGGGTACCTCCGGCTCAAACTACTCCGGAGACAAAAGTTCAGTCCCTAAAGGGCAAGCTAATGGCGACACTGTGAATTCGACAATAATGCAGCCGGGTATGAATGGGCCCAACGGCCCGAACTATAAAATCAACGGGAATAAAGGAGGATTATGGGAGTCAGGGACTGTAAACTCCCAAAATATGCATTGGGGAAGCGAAAGCGGAGGGACTTCTGGCGGAAGTCACAGAGGATGGGGAAACCCAGCACAAAACACTGGCACTAATAATATAGCAAATGGAGATTGGAACAAACCTAATAATAATCAGCATTCCAATGAGGGGGAAAATTCTGAAAACGGCAGAAAAGCATCAAACACCTGGAACTCTGCTGAGGATGAGAATGCAGGGCAAAATCCAACAGGGTCTAGGGGCAATGAGACTAGTAATGTATGGGCCAAAAGTACAGGGGAAAGTGAAGGTAGCGTAGACAGCACTGGAAGCCAGAGCGATCAGGGGCTTCGGCCTGTAgacagaaggaaagtggaccaaCAAACATTACTCCAAAGTATTGTAAATAAAGGTGACCTGGACCCTCGGGTCTTGTGCAACACTGGCTGGGGACAGATTCCTATTAAACAGAACACTGCCTGGGACATTGAAGCTGCTTCGCCTCGGAGCGATAGAAAGACTGACAATGGAACAGAAGCTTGGGGGGCCTCTGTGTCAAAGACTTCTAACTCAGGGGGATGGGTGGAGAAACCCAACCCTAATAGCAATGATACCTCATCAGTATCTGGGTGGGGAGATCCAAAGCCTGCTACAGGGTGGGGTGATGCCAAAGGCTCAGTAAGCCAAGGGGATTGGGGGGATCAATTTGCTGCTACTACTGGAACGGTCAAGAGCAATCAATCATGGGGGAATGGTAAGGAGGACAAATCCACTTGGAACGACGCACAAAAGGTCAAACAAGGTTGGGGTGGGCATAATAATGATGGTTGGGGAGAAAATTCTAAAAGTAATCATTGGGGTGCAACAAAGTCTAGTTCTAGCAGTGACAGTGACAAATCTGGCTCTGGATGGGGAGATACAAGATCTAACTCTTGGGGTAGCGTGAATGCCAATAACCATTCCGGTTGGGCCGAAGCCTCTAAAGCAAACTCAAGCCAGGGATGGGCAGAGCAAGCCAAGTTAACCCAAGGAGGTGGAGATGCTTCCAAATGTGGTCCATCTCAAATGGAGAGCGATCATCCTCTGCAATCAAATAACTCCTCAGAATGGGGGAAGAAGCCAGAAACTGGGTCATGGGGTGGTCAGTCAGCCAACAATAAACCATCAGGCTGGATAGGTGGACCCATGTCGACTCCAGCAAAAGAGGAGGAGCCAACTGGTTGGGAAGAACCTTCTCCAGAGTCCATTCGACGCAAAATGGAAATAGATGATGGAACTGCTGCCTGGGGAGATCCAAATCAGTACAAATACAAGAATGTGAACATGTGGGATAAAAATACATCTAATACGGCCACCAGTGGGGCAGAACACCAACCCCAAGTTCACCATCCACCCCAAGTTCACCATCCACCCCAAGTTCACCATCCACCCCAAGTGCACCATCCACCCCAAGTGCATCATCTGCCCCCACCCACAAGTGCAGTGCCAAACAAGGAGAGCAGCGGTGGCTCTG GTTGGGGAGATACGTGGTCAGACCCGACGGCTGCTGCTGTGGATAATGGTACAGCAGCATGGGGTAAACCAATGGAAACTAGTGGCGGCTGGGGGGAACAAAATCCAGACGTAAACTCATCTGGTTGGAGCCATACTCCCATTGGTCATCAGGTTCCAAGCAAACCCG GTCCCAAATCTATGCAAGATAGTGGCTGGTGTGGAGATGAAATGACTGGGACTGGGGGCCGTCACAGCGGATGGGATGAAGATGATGTGGAAATAGGAATGTGGAACAGCAATCCCTCACAGGATACCAACTGGCCGCCATATATGAAGAAAATGCCTTCAAAG GGAAATATGAAAAATGGGAATAAACAGGACGACGGCTGGATGAACCCATTTGTTAAGCAGTTCAATAACATGGGGTTTTCA AGAGAGTCGCCAGATGACGCTTCACAGAGCAATAAAATGGATATTTCTGGAG GGTTATTACCAGACAAAagaatggatctggataaatcaGGCCTTGGGGATTACAGCCGGGTGATTGGGAAAGGCCCTGGACCTCGGCACCTTTCCAAAGAGTCTTCCATGGATCATAATCCTTACTTTGATAAG aATGGCAATCCCAATATGTATGGTATTGGCAATGCAGCACAAGCTCGGGGCACACAGCAGCCTCAATCGCTGAACTCATCTCAGCCTAATCTCCGTGCGCAAGTGCCTCCTAATATTATGCCCCCTCAG GTTCCTCCCTCCTTACTGAAGTATCCACCTAACAATACGGGCCTGAATCCTTTGTTTGGTCCCCAGCAAGTAGCTATGTTGAACCAACTTTCACAACTTACCCAACTTTCCCAGCTCTCTCAAATCTCCCAGCTACAA CGATTACTGGCTCAGCAACAGAAAGTGCAGAACCAGAGGGGAGGAATGCCCCCAGGAGGGCGCCAACAGCAGGAACAGCAG GCCCGCTCCCTTGGAATGCAGCAGCAGCAGTCTCGCCAACTCGATCCCAATCTCCTGATGAAACAAGCAATGCCTCCTTCACAGCAGCAAATGCTTCACCAGCCTCCTGTGAAGTCTTTCCTAGACAATGTTCTCCCCCATTCAACCCCAGAACTTCCAAAAGTTCCTTCACCCATCAGTGCTTTCAATGGCTTTTCATTAG GCTTGAACTCGAATGTAAATATGGAACTTGGGGGAATGAAGGAACCTCAATCCCGCCTGAGGAAGTGGACTACAGTCGATAACATGTCTCCTAATAATTCACTGGACCAGAACTCCAGTAAACATG GTGCTATTTCAAGTGGTTTTAGGCTTGATGATTCTCCATTTGGTTCTTATGACTTCATGAACAGCAGTAACTCTCCATCCAGCCCTCCAGGATCTATAGGGGATGGCTGGCCCAGTGCCAAATCGCCAAATGGCTCCAGCAGTGTCAATTGGCCACCAG AGTTTCGCCCTGGTGAGCCATGGAAAGGATATCCAAACATAGACCCAGAAACTGACCCCTATGTCACTCCTGGCAGTGTCATCAATAATCTGTCAATTAGTACTGTGCGGGGTGTTGACCACCTCAGGGACAGAAATAGTG GGTCATCCTCATCTCTGAACACCACGCTGCCTTCAAATAGTGCCTGGTCATCCATTCGTGCCTCCAACTACAACGTCTCCCACAGCAGTACCGCACAAAGCACTTCAG TTAGAAATAGTGATCCCAAACCAACGTGGTCTCCTGGTTCTGTCAACAACACCTCCCTGGCTCACGAACTGTGGAAAGTCCCTTTGCCATCTAAAAACATCAGTGCTCCGTCCAGGCCTCCCCCAGGGCTTACTGGTCAGAAGCCGCCTTTATCTGCCTGGGATAACGGCTCCCTGCGCCTAGGTAGTGGGTGGGGAACTTCTGATTCCAGATACACACCAG GTTCCACTTGGAGTGATAATAGCTCAGGGAGAATAACAAATTGGCTAGTTCTGAAAAACCTAACACCTCAA ATTGATGGCTCCACCCTGCGTACCCTGTGCATGCAGCATGGGCCTCTGATTACATTCCATCTGAACCTGCCCCATGGTACTGCTCTGGTCCGTTACAGTTCCAAGGAAGAGGTAGTAAAGGCACAAAAGTCTCTGCACAT GTGTGTTTTAGGGAACACTACTATCCTTGCCGAGTTCGCTAGTGAAGAGGAGATAAGTCGTTTCTTTGCACAAGGCCAGTCAATGACCCCTTCACCGGGCTGGCAGTCCCTGGGCTCTGGCCATTCCCGGCTAGGTTCTCTGGATAGCCCTCACAGCATCTCGAATCGCGGAGATATCAATCACTGGAACAGCCCAAGTGCTTCTGGCTCCAGCTCTGGAGATCTTCATGGCACTTCTTTGTGGGGCACCCCAAACTATTCCACAAGCTTATGGGGTAACCCAAGCAGCGAGAACAGGGGTCTGAGTAGTCCATCACCTGTCAGTGCTTTCCTACCTGTCGATCACTTAAACGGAGAGCCCATGTAG
- the TNRC6A gene encoding trinucleotide repeat-containing gene 6A protein isoform X2 gives MRELEAAATKDIEGSPRRSTAPEEEVQLMEEKKNRKNDKRRKEASSKKVSDQKNKVPEQILSQPQPVNGNSGISTVTSIQNNNAKRPTALTPQQQQLVSRYPPREVPPRFRLQEQKPLVKRGQQIPGIAASLGLATKVLNQESESRTVVCQERTSTENQPDINHGSLGSHYESSHWGSVSSNGDSGTNWDKVIVDGTDKEAWPSITGSSPELASECMDIESTTNCGLEKSHIVPFGDTVGEMDTVRNGIGHSSQSKLLVSSNSNNAGNGSINGPWGVSHGPMISTCQDGPESKSDSRHNRINAWGTVNNSVNGVLNPSTLNMNGNHGAWPVLDSNGHTHKGSNNSGTNVPSSTIGQVSNNRSINPKVGSSNPGSWGNLQENGDCELNGTRKASYSGQPQNLNTEMTGPNNTTNFMTSSLPNSAGLMQTNELPHSTGHGAWSVGSMNHSPLHTPSVTNGTSIPHLSNGEETNGGSYGTTWGTSGSNYSGDKSSVPKGQANGDTVNSTIMQPGMNGPNGPNYKINGNKGGLWESGTVNSQNMHWGSESGGTSGGSHRGWGNPAQNTGTNNIANGDWNKPNNNQHSNEGENSENGRKASNTWNSAEDENAGQNPTGSRGNETSNVWAKSTGESEGSVDSTGSQSDQGLRPVDRRKVDQQTLLQSIVNKGDLDPRVLCNTGWGQIPIKQNTAWDIEAASPRSDRKTDNGTEAWGASVSKTSNSGGWVEKPNPNSNDTSSVSGWGDPKPATGWGDAKGSVSQGDWGDQFAATTGTVKSNQSWGNGKEDKSTWNDAQKVKQGWGGHNNDGWGENSKSNHWGATKSSSSSDSDKSGSGWGDTRSNSWGSVNANNHSGWAEASKANSSQGWAEQAKLTQGGGDASKCGPSQMESDHPLQSNNSSEWGKKPETGSWGGQSANNKPSGWIGGPMSTPAKEEEPTGWEEPSPESIRRKMEIDDGTAAWGDPNQYKYKNVNMWDKNTSNTATSGAEHQPQVHHPPQVHHPPQVHHPPQVHHPPQVHHLPPPTSAVPNKESSGGSGWGDTWSDPTAAAVDNGTAAWGKPMETSGGWGEQNPDVNSSGWSHTPIGHQVPSKPGPKSMQDSGWCGDEMTGTGGRHSGWDEDDVEIGMWNSNPSQDTNWPPYMKKMPSKGNMKNGNKQDDGWMNPFVKQFNNMGFSRESPDDASQSNKMDISGGLLPDKRMDLDKSGLGDYSRVIGKGPGPRHLSKESSMDHNPYFDKNGNPNMYGIGNAAQARGTQQPQSLNSSQPNLRAQVPPNIMPPQVPPSLLKYPPNNTGLNPLFGPQQVAMLNQLSQLTQLSQLSQISQLQRLLAQQQKVQNQRGGMPPGGRQQQEQQGLCSSDGEPFRDRVSKQQPKTHLTQSANTAEGDAYYNARSLGMQQQQSRQLDPNLLMKQAMPPSQQQMLHQPPVKSFLDNVLPHSTPELPKVPSPISAFNGFSLGLNSNVNMELGGMKEPQSRLRKWTTVDNMSPNNSLDQNSSKHGAISSGFRLDDSPFGSYDFMNSSNSPSSPPGSIGDGWPSAKSPNGSSSVNWPPEFRPGEPWKGYPNIDPETDPYVTPGSVINNLSISTVRGVDHLRDRNSGSSSSLNTTLPSNSAWSSIRASNYNVSHSSTAQSTSVRNSDPKPTWSPGSVNNTSLAHELWKVPLPSKNISAPSRPPPGLTGQKPPLSAWDNGSLRLGSGWGTSDSRYTPGSTWSDNSSGRITNWLVLKNLTPQIDGSTLRTLCMQHGPLITFHLNLPHGTALVRYSSKEEVVKAQKSLHMCVLGNTTILAEFASEEEISRFFAQGQSMTPSPGWQSLGSGHSRLGSLDSPHSISNRGDINHWNSPSASGSSSGDLHGTSLWGTPNYSTSLWGNPSSENRGLSSPSPVSAFLPVDHLNGEPM, from the exons ATATCAATCACGGTAGTCTAGGATCTCACTATGAAAGTTCACACTGGGGATCAGTCTCTTCCAACGGCGATTCAGGCACAAATTGGGATAAGGTTATTGTAGACGGCACAGACAAAGAAGCGTGGCCCTCTATCACAGGAAGCAGCCCAGAATTAGCGTCAGAATGTATGGATATTGAATCCACCACAAACTGTGGGCTGGAAAAAAGCCACATCGTGCCATTTGGAGACACCGTAGGGGAAATGGATACCGTCAGGAATGGCATTGGGCACAGTTCTCAAAGCAAGCTTTTGGTCAGCAGCAACAGCAATAATGCAGGCAATGGAAGTATTAATGGGCCTTGGGGTGTATCTCATGGACCCATGATAAGCACATGCCAAGATGGCCCCGAAAGCAAATCAGACAGTAGGCACAACAGGATTAACGCTTGGGGCACCGTCAACAATTCAGTGAACGGAGTTCTGAATCCAAGCACTTTGAACATGAATGGTAACCACGGTGCCTGGCCTGTTTTGGACAGCAATGGACATACCCATAAAGGGTCTAATAATTCTGGCACAAATGTTCCAAGTAGTACTATAGGTCAGGTGTCTAACAATCGGAGTATTAACCCTAAGGTGGGAAGCTCTAACCCAGGCTCCTGGGGAAACCTTCAGGAGAATGGCGATTGTGAACTCAATGGTACACGGAAGGCTTCTTATAGTGGACAACCTCAAAACCTTAACACTGAAATGACTGGACCAAATAACACTACTAACTTTATGACCTCTAGTTTACCAAACTCTGCTGGTTTAATGCAGACAAATGAACTGCCTCATTCTACAGGGCatggggcatggagtgtgggcagCATGAATCATTCTCCACTTCACACCCCTTCAGTTACAAATGGCACTTCCATTCCTCACCTTAGCAATGGCGAGGAAACAAACGGCGGATCATACGGTACTACATGGGGTACCTCCGGCTCAAACTACTCCGGAGACAAAAGTTCAGTCCCTAAAGGGCAAGCTAATGGCGACACTGTGAATTCGACAATAATGCAGCCGGGTATGAATGGGCCCAACGGCCCGAACTATAAAATCAACGGGAATAAAGGAGGATTATGGGAGTCAGGGACTGTAAACTCCCAAAATATGCATTGGGGAAGCGAAAGCGGAGGGACTTCTGGCGGAAGTCACAGAGGATGGGGAAACCCAGCACAAAACACTGGCACTAATAATATAGCAAATGGAGATTGGAACAAACCTAATAATAATCAGCATTCCAATGAGGGGGAAAATTCTGAAAACGGCAGAAAAGCATCAAACACCTGGAACTCTGCTGAGGATGAGAATGCAGGGCAAAATCCAACAGGGTCTAGGGGCAATGAGACTAGTAATGTATGGGCCAAAAGTACAGGGGAAAGTGAAGGTAGCGTAGACAGCACTGGAAGCCAGAGCGATCAGGGGCTTCGGCCTGTAgacagaaggaaagtggaccaaCAAACATTACTCCAAAGTATTGTAAATAAAGGTGACCTGGACCCTCGGGTCTTGTGCAACACTGGCTGGGGACAGATTCCTATTAAACAGAACACTGCCTGGGACATTGAAGCTGCTTCGCCTCGGAGCGATAGAAAGACTGACAATGGAACAGAAGCTTGGGGGGCCTCTGTGTCAAAGACTTCTAACTCAGGGGGATGGGTGGAGAAACCCAACCCTAATAGCAATGATACCTCATCAGTATCTGGGTGGGGAGATCCAAAGCCTGCTACAGGGTGGGGTGATGCCAAAGGCTCAGTAAGCCAAGGGGATTGGGGGGATCAATTTGCTGCTACTACTGGAACGGTCAAGAGCAATCAATCATGGGGGAATGGTAAGGAGGACAAATCCACTTGGAACGACGCACAAAAGGTCAAACAAGGTTGGGGTGGGCATAATAATGATGGTTGGGGAGAAAATTCTAAAAGTAATCATTGGGGTGCAACAAAGTCTAGTTCTAGCAGTGACAGTGACAAATCTGGCTCTGGATGGGGAGATACAAGATCTAACTCTTGGGGTAGCGTGAATGCCAATAACCATTCCGGTTGGGCCGAAGCCTCTAAAGCAAACTCAAGCCAGGGATGGGCAGAGCAAGCCAAGTTAACCCAAGGAGGTGGAGATGCTTCCAAATGTGGTCCATCTCAAATGGAGAGCGATCATCCTCTGCAATCAAATAACTCCTCAGAATGGGGGAAGAAGCCAGAAACTGGGTCATGGGGTGGTCAGTCAGCCAACAATAAACCATCAGGCTGGATAGGTGGACCCATGTCGACTCCAGCAAAAGAGGAGGAGCCAACTGGTTGGGAAGAACCTTCTCCAGAGTCCATTCGACGCAAAATGGAAATAGATGATGGAACTGCTGCCTGGGGAGATCCAAATCAGTACAAATACAAGAATGTGAACATGTGGGATAAAAATACATCTAATACGGCCACCAGTGGGGCAGAACACCAACCCCAAGTTCACCATCCACCCCAAGTTCACCATCCACCCCAAGTTCACCATCCACCCCAAGTGCACCATCCACCCCAAGTGCATCATCTGCCCCCACCCACAAGTGCAGTGCCAAACAAGGAGAGCAGCGGTGGCTCTG GTTGGGGAGATACGTGGTCAGACCCGACGGCTGCTGCTGTGGATAATGGTACAGCAGCATGGGGTAAACCAATGGAAACTAGTGGCGGCTGGGGGGAACAAAATCCAGACGTAAACTCATCTGGTTGGAGCCATACTCCCATTGGTCATCAGGTTCCAAGCAAACCCG GTCCCAAATCTATGCAAGATAGTGGCTGGTGTGGAGATGAAATGACTGGGACTGGGGGCCGTCACAGCGGATGGGATGAAGATGATGTGGAAATAGGAATGTGGAACAGCAATCCCTCACAGGATACCAACTGGCCGCCATATATGAAGAAAATGCCTTCAAAG GGAAATATGAAAAATGGGAATAAACAGGACGACGGCTGGATGAACCCATTTGTTAAGCAGTTCAATAACATGGGGTTTTCA AGAGAGTCGCCAGATGACGCTTCACAGAGCAATAAAATGGATATTTCTGGAG GGTTATTACCAGACAAAagaatggatctggataaatcaGGCCTTGGGGATTACAGCCGGGTGATTGGGAAAGGCCCTGGACCTCGGCACCTTTCCAAAGAGTCTTCCATGGATCATAATCCTTACTTTGATAAG aATGGCAATCCCAATATGTATGGTATTGGCAATGCAGCACAAGCTCGGGGCACACAGCAGCCTCAATCGCTGAACTCATCTCAGCCTAATCTCCGTGCGCAAGTGCCTCCTAATATTATGCCCCCTCAG GTTCCTCCCTCCTTACTGAAGTATCCACCTAACAATACGGGCCTGAATCCTTTGTTTGGTCCCCAGCAAGTAGCTATGTTGAACCAACTTTCACAACTTACCCAACTTTCCCAGCTCTCTCAAATCTCCCAGCTACAA CGATTACTGGCTCAGCAACAGAAAGTGCAGAACCAGAGGGGAGGAATGCCCCCAGGAGGGCGCCAACAGCAGGAACAGCAG ggGCTGTgtagcagtgatggtgaacctttcaGAGACCGAGTGTCCAAacagcaacccaaaacccacttaacgcaaagtgccaacacagcgGAGGGCGATGCTTattacaac GCCCGCTCCCTTGGAATGCAGCAGCAGCAGTCTCGCCAACTCGATCCCAATCTCCTGATGAAACAAGCAATGCCTCCTTCACAGCAGCAAATGCTTCACCAGCCTCCTGTGAAGTCTTTCCTAGACAATGTTCTCCCCCATTCAACCCCAGAACTTCCAAAAGTTCCTTCACCCATCAGTGCTTTCAATGGCTTTTCATTAG GCTTGAACTCGAATGTAAATATGGAACTTGGGGGAATGAAGGAACCTCAATCCCGCCTGAGGAAGTGGACTACAGTCGATAACATGTCTCCTAATAATTCACTGGACCAGAACTCCAGTAAACATG GTGCTATTTCAAGTGGTTTTAGGCTTGATGATTCTCCATTTGGTTCTTATGACTTCATGAACAGCAGTAACTCTCCATCCAGCCCTCCAGGATCTATAGGGGATGGCTGGCCCAGTGCCAAATCGCCAAATGGCTCCAGCAGTGTCAATTGGCCACCAG AGTTTCGCCCTGGTGAGCCATGGAAAGGATATCCAAACATAGACCCAGAAACTGACCCCTATGTCACTCCTGGCAGTGTCATCAATAATCTGTCAATTAGTACTGTGCGGGGTGTTGACCACCTCAGGGACAGAAATAGTG GGTCATCCTCATCTCTGAACACCACGCTGCCTTCAAATAGTGCCTGGTCATCCATTCGTGCCTCCAACTACAACGTCTCCCACAGCAGTACCGCACAAAGCACTTCAG TTAGAAATAGTGATCCCAAACCAACGTGGTCTCCTGGTTCTGTCAACAACACCTCCCTGGCTCACGAACTGTGGAAAGTCCCTTTGCCATCTAAAAACATCAGTGCTCCGTCCAGGCCTCCCCCAGGGCTTACTGGTCAGAAGCCGCCTTTATCTGCCTGGGATAACGGCTCCCTGCGCCTAGGTAGTGGGTGGGGAACTTCTGATTCCAGATACACACCAG GTTCCACTTGGAGTGATAATAGCTCAGGGAGAATAACAAATTGGCTAGTTCTGAAAAACCTAACACCTCAA ATTGATGGCTCCACCCTGCGTACCCTGTGCATGCAGCATGGGCCTCTGATTACATTCCATCTGAACCTGCCCCATGGTACTGCTCTGGTCCGTTACAGTTCCAAGGAAGAGGTAGTAAAGGCACAAAAGTCTCTGCACAT GTGTGTTTTAGGGAACACTACTATCCTTGCCGAGTTCGCTAGTGAAGAGGAGATAAGTCGTTTCTTTGCACAAGGCCAGTCAATGACCCCTTCACCGGGCTGGCAGTCCCTGGGCTCTGGCCATTCCCGGCTAGGTTCTCTGGATAGCCCTCACAGCATCTCGAATCGCGGAGATATCAATCACTGGAACAGCCCAAGTGCTTCTGGCTCCAGCTCTGGAGATCTTCATGGCACTTCTTTGTGGGGCACCCCAAACTATTCCACAAGCTTATGGGGTAACCCAAGCAGCGAGAACAGGGGTCTGAGTAGTCCATCACCTGTCAGTGCTTTCCTACCTGTCGATCACTTAAACGGAGAGCCCATGTAG